The following DNA comes from Ricinus communis isolate WT05 ecotype wild-type chromosome 10, ASM1957865v1, whole genome shotgun sequence.
TCTTTGTATGGTTTTTTTTAAGCGTtttgtctctctttctttcttaacttTACATTAGGCTAAGGATATGAAATTGATAAGCTTCAGGTATGCATGCTGTAGATGTCAAAAACTTTATTCTATGCTAATAACCAGGTCATGGTAGCTGCCTTCTTCTGCAGACTGCTGAAACATGATGTGATTTCTACTTGTGATGTGCACTAGCATTTgttttgaataccattagtTAATCATACGTCTCTAATATACTTCTTCTGTTCTTCCAAAATAccaagcatattaaaatcaaagatGAAAATCTTTTATAGTGTATTAGCAGGTGCACATTTCTATGAAGTCATTAAGCAATTCTCAGTACTGCGTAGTTATCTGTGATAATAGCACATTTCTACTGATACCCACAAACCATTCTTTATGTAATTTAGAGTAGATTCTTTCATCCCTCTCTCCAATAAATCCGTacttttagtaattaaatgtATGGGTGTGTTATAGCTAACAACATTTTGAAAGTATGCTGAGTTATTTCTGCTGCAATATCAATCAAAATGTATTGGAGCTTAtgctattttatatttagtattaCTTGGCCATCTTTTATGAAGAAGCTTAACAGGGTTCTTTTATGCTGAATTGAATGGTCAATTTACTCATTTTCACTGCCTTTTGACTTTCTGGCCTCTATAGTATGCACATTTAGAGCACATTGGCAGTGAAAGAACTTCATTTGCAGCTGTCTTACTTGTTCTCTATCTGTAATATACTTGAAAATTTTATGCTGTGATTACTAAATTGTGTTTGTTGAAAGAGATGGTTAAAAGATTATGAGCCCACCCCTGGATTTATCCTATTTATGTAGATCTTGTGCATTTACTCTCAAAACAATTGGGTACTTTTAAATATGTCATCAATTAGATAGTATTGTTCATGCAATGGTAAATAGATGTAAAATATCatgtaaataaaagaaaaactatagaTCTCCAACTAATGTGACATTTGATGTGCATGATACACTTGAATGAAGTATTACAAATGGTTAGTTCACAAGTATGTGACAGTGCAAGAACTCCTATAACTTAGACATTTGTGATATTTGTCATTTTCATATAATCATCACctcaattttctttattttttgtagAGTACAAAAAGTTTGTGATTCTTGTCCAAAATGAGGGAGAAAGCAATCTGAAAGTGGACATTTCTGCACCAAATCCTGATGAAAGTACATCATTTGCAATGACCAAACACCAAACTAGCAAGGTATGAATTGTTTTTCTGTTcggttgtttttctttaattcataTGGAACTGTCATAAAATATAGGGAAGTCCAACATGAGGTTCGCAAGGCTGTGGCCAGTGAGACAtaagaaaaccaaagaaacaaaagggCATTAAATTTAGCTGTTTCCAAACTTTTGGTCCATGTCAAGAGCATGATTTGAAAGTCAGCAAGGCCACATAATGTCTTGCAGCTTCTTGAGCTGAAATAACTGAATCACTGCATGAGTAGTAATAACTGGGAAGATAGAGCTGAATATATCATTTGGAGTTTTAGTAGAAGTTTAGTTGCGATGGATCAGGCGGACGAGGAAAAAGTTTGGGCAGATTGTGGAATCCTGGCCTTGTTTTGCAATGTACCAATGAAAAGGCATTGATCAATAATACCAGCATTGTTGCATTAAATGACAAACATTTGCAAAATGGGTGGAGGGACTTGTATATTAGGGACACCCTGGGTTGGGGGGAGGGAGAGAATGCTAGGGACTGGAGGGTGGGTTGTGGAGAATGAACAGTGAGCACATTCAAATTCTCTATTTAAATAGATTGCAGTGATTGAGTTCATTAGTTTTAGTTCAGGTTCCACTTTTGGCATGCTTGTAAGCAGAGtttcttatttgttttcaGATCAATTTAAGTGTTGGTGACAGCAATCAAGTGATATTCAAAGCTGGAAATGGGGAATGTGTTCTGCACACAGATATTCCTGTATCCCAAGGAAACATTTTCTTCAACCTCCCTTCCTATGACAGACTAATTACTCCCATTAATGGTGCCTACTTCTTAATTGTTACGGTGTTAATTTTTGGAGGCATGTCGATTTGCTGCTTGTTTAGAAAGAAGAGACAGCAGGATGGCATTCCTTATCAAGAACTTGAAATGGGTTTGCCAGAATCTAGTTTAGCAAACAATGTGGAAACTGCAGAAGGTTGGGATCAGGGTTGGGATGATGACTGGGATGAGGAAAATGCGGTGAAGTCACCTGCCGCAGGCCACACAGGAAGTATCTCATCGAATGGCCTTACTTCTAGATCTCCGACTTCAAAGAGAGACGGGTGGGAAAATGATTGGGACGATTAGAACATCctcagtaaaaaaaaaaaaaaaagaagagtacAGAGACTTCTCCTGCCCAGGAGAATCGAGGTAGGAGAAATaagagggaaaaaaagaaaaaacagataCAGAAACACAGGTGAAGAACTCTATTGTAAATCATTCTCACACTTGAAATGCTGACTTTTGTACTTTCCATGTAACAATGAGAGTCTGGGGAGGATATTATCATTTCTGAACAGAATTGATGTATCTTTCTGCCTTTTTTGTGAAATATAAACTGTTCTCGAATACTTCATTAgattttatcaattgaatGCATATGGTTCTGTTCGCCTTCTCATCTACTTAGGCTATGAATTTTCTGCTATTGATTTTTGGTATAGACGTGTGAACTCAACTCAGGATTAGCAGTATATTCTGTAGGGGTCGGGACACAAAAGCAGGAGCAAGCAGTGGTGCCTGTCATTTCTACCCAAAGTGCACTTCCCCACTCAGGTTAGCTTGCTCCCATCATGGATAACGGGATAAATGTTTACTTCGccttttaaagtttaaaattttcattaatttggTCACGTCAACAACAGATTTGTGTCCAAGTTCCTGAAGCGTGGTAAACCCACGAGTCTGCTTAATCACTATTCCCTGCTGCTAATTTTCTGCGACAGTCCGTTGGTCTTTGGATGAAGGCTTGTGCTAACTGCGAATTCATTCtgttaataattaatactaaCTGTATCATCTTCCTCTGCGAAATGCAAAATATAAACTcagattaataaatgaaaatctaAATCCAATTATCAGCTGACGCTACAAATATTCCATTCGCATggcattttattttgaaaaaaaagtaGTATTTATGCCAAAATTGCTCTTCATTAGCTGAATTATGTCACTTCTgttacaaaagaaattaaaaaataaaaaagccaAAATTGCACCAATCCACAATGTGATGGTGTACAACAGTAGAAATGGCCCCCGCAGAATTTCGACCATTACACAAAGTAAAAGGctggggggggggggggggtgaAAGAAATTGACATTCTGTCTGTTGACAGAGCAGAAAGGCAAAAGGGGCAAAAAGGTAAAATTATTAGTCTTTCTCTAATTTTGTATGCATAAGGGAACACTAAATATATGAAGCTGTTTCTCCATTAATTTCCCTTAATTGATTGTTAAAACGCAGACTAATTAAGTTGAGGTTCATCTGACTTCATGGCACATACACCAATTGTTTGTTGGCATGTTACACTCTTTCTTCTCTGTATTGCCACATAAATCGAGTTGCTTAAATGATGGCTATCTTTAATCTACAGATGTATATTTGTTACATGCATCAAGTGTAGCCATCCCTTAACAGTAATGGTCATGTTTCAGTCATCTCTTTATTCTTAATATATCTATATTGATTCTTACAATTTTTTATGGTGCATTTCTGCTGTTAAATGACTCATGTTTACAAGCTCAACTACTTGTTCATATTAGACTAAACAACCTACAGTCAGTTGTATTATacttacaaaaaaaataaaggatagATAATAACGATTAAATAAGTCACAGATATATAATAgttatagaatttaaaatatatatcaatatttttatattttaacttaagGAGATGTTTGGTTAAGCTGTGTGAATAGATGGTGAATTAGTTTTAATCGcgtttgaaaaataaattttttagaaggGAAATGAAATTGAAGCGGAACGATTCTTTCTATTTGTTTgtagaaattgaaatttattacaCTCCAATTTATACTGTAAAAAATCTCaactcataaaaaaaaaaatatatatatatatatatataattaattaatatttttatttctataatcataataagaaaatttaaaattaattaattcccaTTCTcctctttttaataaaaagttatatgtAACCAAACAcaataagataaataattttcttttttttcctttaaagtactttctcttcttctcttctttttattgcTATGCATAGTGGAAGAGTTGTGAagaaaaaactttaaattGAAACAGTTGTGAATTAGAATTGTTGAATATACCAACAGCTACCAACTATTGTTGAAGTAGATTAATCAAACATCTTGGCATAGTTCCCGATGAAAAGCTATAAACTGCTCTTGAAAAGTTATGTCAAACACTCTCCAAAGTACTTGAAACATATGTGGTTGATCCAATATCAGAATGCAATGGactgaaattaattaactcATTCCCGtttaataaacatatttttatatatttgtgtgCATCAATTTTGTAATCCTTATATCCAATATTTCATTGCGAATTCTTTCTCTAATTCTTGCATAAAGTTTTCaagtcatttttctttattttatatctttaattaCAAGTGGATTAAACCAAATATAATATGTTAGATTGAATAGGAACCAGAAGAGTTATAGTTTTGATTAAACTTGAATTGAGCACAATCATTACTATTTGGTACGATGATCGAGCTATATCATGTGTTTGCTTTCGTGCAAAATAAGATGTCTAATCCCttgattgattaaaaaatatgagccAATTCCAAAatttgcaaaaagaaaaggaaaaagaaattattattaatatattttgaaaaaaaaaaaactcatattTTATGGCTCAGCATTCAAAGTAAAATCACAAAAGGGCAAACTCATGTGTAATGTATCGTTCCCTTGTGGTCGAAGCAAAAgttatataagaaattaacttcTAAATTACACATAAAGATAATGAGTAAAGAGTGCATAAAATAATTCCTCTAAACTATGAACACTGAGaattgaattaaatcaaaaggGAGACAAAGAAGGAACATTCATTCTATGGGTTCAGAaccttcctttttctttttctttcctttttcacaACACTGTTTTGAGTATTTGTtagcattaaaaataaaaataagaaagtatTGAAAAGTGGAAAAAAGacccattattattatttatacaagAAGCTGTCAAGCTTTTTCCCCTCATAAGGCAGAGGCAATAGGCAATGAAAATCATGAAAAAGTTAGGTCACTccaaaaaaacacaaaatgaTTGCCATGCACTAATATCGCCACTCAAAAAGCACAAAAATGGTTGCTTTTAAGATGCCCATGTGACTTGCTTTGATGATGTCCAATgcccattttttattttgaatcgGTGCTCTTTTTGGGTCCAACTCCATTCTGATTATACCAACATACTTAACAtcaaagatttaattattaaatctacTTGCAGATTACAGATGGGTTGtttaaaattgtattaaaagACACCATGCCTGAAGTAACTTTGAAAGAGTGCTTTTAGTAGTATGATTAGCATGGGTTTGGTAGAATTATAAGTGTCAATAAAGACTCTTTGTTTCAAATGATAACTGTATTTTGACCTTTTCGCACCTGAAATTGTTTCAAGTACACTTACAAGTGTGAATAAAGCAAGagactattttatttaatatcataCATTTTAAGTACCCATTTTGAGTAGTCTGTCTATGTagtcttttttaaaattaaaaaaaaaaaagagagaaaaaggaagatattgacttcaatttttttgcttagcttcttatttaattctcctttcattttcttgtttcCAAGAATTTGGTCCCCAACCTACAAGGCACAGAATAATGACAATTCATTGTAAAACATCTTCCCCTGCCCTCTTTATCTCTCTCATTATCTCAAGACTATTTTTAAGTCCTTGGTTGGCTGATATGAATTTATCATATTGCCATCCTTGCATCAATTCAGTGCAGTCCCCATGGGACATTAATTAGCAAGCAGGCATGTGGGGTTTAACTAGGAGCTGAGTCTTTGCATTGGGTTGAATTCAACAAATGACAAGTATAAAGTCCcaccaaaagaaaatgaaacaaacaaaaaaaacaaaattataataacaaaacaaaagacagATTCAGTCAAGTATATTATGGTATATAAGTGAGAAATATCATTGACATGATACTTGAAGTGCCTCGTATCCAGCCGGTGAAAAAGAATCCGGTAACAGAAACAGtgataaaatgaaattgaGGGTAAGGGAATACAAGAAAAATGATACAAACAAAATTACAACATTAAGTATTTGAaatgggaaaaaaaaaatggaaggaGCATTATCTTCTTTTCTGCTTTTGAACAAACAAACCGGATTCTTCTTCACCagagaacatatatatgtttttgtaTCTTTCGTGAACTCTACAGGTTCAACTCATTCCAATTCCTCCTGTCCCTCTGCAGGACACTGAATCAACTCTAAAATATTGACCACTTCCTCCATGTCTGGCCTATTCGATGGCACTTGAGATGCACATATTAAACCAAGTTTTATCACAGGAATTGCCTCATCTGCTGGAAAATTTCCTAGAAGCCTTCCATCTACACATTCCTCCACCCTGCCATTTTCTAGAGCTCCCCTCACCATGTCACACAGCACCACCACATCATCCTCCATGTACTCTACTGGTCTCTTTCCTGTCACCACCTCCAAAACTAAGATCCCAAATCCATAAACATCACATTTCTCAGTTATCTTCACAGTACGGCAAGCAAACTCAGGAGCCATGTAGCCCAATGCACTCTGGATTTTGCTGCTTAGAATGCAACGGTCTAGCATTGGCAACAGCCTTGCCAGGCCAAAGTCTCCCACCTTTGGCTCACCAGAGTCATCTAGCAAAATATTGgttgatttaagattataGTGAATTACATTCATTTGATGCAAATGGGACAGACCTTTTGCCATCCCCAGAATAATGTTAAATCTTCGTCGCCAGGATAGGCAGTTTATGTTTGGGCCATCATGCAGATGCTTATACAAACAACCACTCGATATGTATTCATAAATAAGGAGTTGCAATGATGGAGTCCAGTAATAACCTTCCAGTGCCACCAGATTATGGTGCCTGATCTGTCCAAGTCTTTTTACTTCCCTCTCAAATTCTTCTTGGGACTTTATCAAACTTGAAACTGTGAGCTTCTTTATGGCAACTGAACGACCATCTCGAAGTATTGTTCTGTAAACAACTCCAAACCCACCACGACCAAGTTCACAGTCCTTGTTGAGTAATGCATGGGCACCAGCAACAAAATCAGCATCACCAGAAAACATGACAAGCTTGCCATAGTTTGGATCATTGGTTGGGGAACAACTAAAGTCTTCCCCCCCTGATAAGGTGAACGCGACAGGAGTTTGCATCATAGAGGATCGCACATGGATGTTGAGAAGAGATATAGCTATCACGCCAAGGGCAATGAAAGCAGCTGCACCAATAGCAATGAGGGCAGAGATGCTAAGTGCAATTTTCCGGTGATTGCTATTTAAAGAGGATCCATGGGCAGAGGTAGAAGAGTTAGGGTTTAGAACAATGGGCTTTGGATGGACAGAAGGACAGGAGCGATTGACAACAGAACCACATAGGGATGGATTAACAGAGACAGATGAAGGAGAAATGGTGTTGAAGAAACCCCCTAGTGGTAGCTCACCATGTAGGTTGTTGTGAGAAATGTTGAAGGATACAAGGCGAGAAAGATTTGTCAGCTCCTTCGGTAAGCTTCCAGAGAGATTATTAAAGGATAAGTCCACATATTCCAGGTTGCTTAGGTTTGCAATGGCTGCAGGGACCGGACCAGTGAGGTTGTTATGAGATAGAATTCtgaataattaaagaaacGAGCACAAAGGAAAATCTGTTAGAATAATCACAAAGAAACATAGTATTAACAATAACAGTTGATCTATAAAGTGGGAAGAAAGGAAAACAATTAGACAAGTACAAAACTGCTCTTTTTCAACTATCTAATTAAGGCATCAaaccaaaattttccaataaataaataaataatttgaattgCATCAAATTGCTCAACAACATTTCCAATTTAAGATTCAtaggaaaaatataaaaataaccaataccaattattcaataaaaacaaTCACCATAAGAGCACAATCGAGCATTGTCAATCAGGTCCTGCATGTATTTTGCTCATACATAAATTGGCAACTTGGAAAGTCTACCAAGACTTAGAACTCTCAGATCATAGTAGAATCCATCGCTTTTAAATAGCAACAAGAATAAATCAATGGGGAGAAGGAAATGTTGGAGCAAGAAAGGACTTACAGAGATGTTAGAGATGAGCagttttttatttgagttggTATGTTTCCAGTTAGGCTGTTCTTTTCCAATCTCAGCTCCACTAGTGAAGCTGCTCCCCCAATTTCAGAAGGAATTCTTCCATTCAGCTTATTATTACTGAAATCAAGAACTTGTATCATTTTTAATTCTCCTATGCTTGATGGGATAGAACCAAAGAGTCGGTTCCTCGATATATTGAAGAGCAACAAGCTGCTAATAACACCAATATCAGCTGGAATTTCACCGGATAAGGCATTGGAAGATAGGTCCAGGACCTTAAGACCTTGTAGAGAGGATGCCAATGAGGCAACTGAAGGATAGTGCATACTCCAACCCAGTCTGTTCCCAGAAATTGAGATACTATGCAAGCCCATTTTGAAAATCCATGTAGGAAGAGTACCAGATAATCGATTCTGGCTAATATCTAGAACCAAAAGGTTAGCACAATTTTCCATCGACTCTGGTAACCCTCCTATAAGATGGTTCATCGAAAGATTCAATTCCTTTAATGTATTAAGATTCCCTATTGAAGTTGGAATCCGACCAGAAAATTTATTGGCAGAAAGATCCAGACTCTCAAGAGTAGGTAACTCCCCAATCCAACCAGGAATTTCTCCCGCAAATGAATTGCCTCGCAATCTAAGTGTAGTGCAAGAACCAAGTCTCTGTAATGACTCAGGAAGGCTGCCAGACAAAGAATTCTCACTAAAATCGAGCATTTTCAGAAGCACACAGCCTCCAATATCCACTGGAAGCTGTCCAGAAAACCTATTCTTTTGCAGATGAATGGCTCTCAAATCATACACATTAGCAATCCCTCCAGGAATCTGTCCGTCCAGCAAATTATCCGACAAATCAAGAGACTGAAGTCCCCTCAAAAACCATAATCCAGATGGTAATTCACCAGAAAGCTGATTAGATGAGAAATTAACTGCTGCCAGAGAAGGGCACCAGCTCAAAGATTCAGGAATCTGCCCTGAGAGATTGTTTTTAGCAAATGAAACTGATCTCAAGGATCCACATTGCTTAAAAAACTCATCAGGGATAAACCCTGAGAGTTTGTTCCGACTCAAGTCAATAACTTGTAAACCCCCGAGCTGAGAAAGATCAGGGTTTATGGTACCAGTGAAATTGTTGTTTGACAAAGAAAGAATCTGAAGAAACTGAAGGCGTATAAGGCCACGGCCAATGTGGCCAGAAAGAAAGAAGCCATCAAGGGCAAGCTCAGTAACTCTCTGGGTTTTAGGGTCACATTTGACACCAACCCAGTTGCAGGGATTCTCAGAATCTTCATTCCATGAAGTAAGTTTAGACTCTGGGTCTTGAAGACCAGCCTTGAAGACTATTAACCCAAGAACATCATCATTGAATGTAGGGTCTGAGGAATGTACAAAAAAGGGaaccaaaagaagaaaaatgcaaaatttgaacattttaaaattcattttcaaattttcaaacaaATGAAACTGCTATTAGAAGCTCAAGGCCTCCAGGGAAAGATTCAAATAAGTATTTTCAGTGACATAGCACAAAAGGGCGAAGCCACCCATGATGGTAACAACAAACTCTTGATGTATAAAGAAAGAATGGCAACAAGAAATAGAAAGAAGGAACCTTTCACGGAGGTTAGAACCAacaattagattttattttttttggtggGCGTTCAAATTTTGGGATagataaagagagaaaaaaaaaaaagtttgggTCCGTACAAGCAAAAGGGTGAAGCAGTGAAGCAGCACTAGCAcagagaaaatttaaaaaaaaaataaagaaaatttaaagaaatgatTGAAGGTGCAAGTAGTTCTTAGAAAGAAACCCAACAACactgaaagagaaagagaatggGAAAAAGACAGAGAATGCGTTTCTTTGTTTTGGACcaaagcaagaagaaacaaaacaaaatcaacaaatatatACCCACTTTCCTATTTCAACTGTTACttcagtttctttttcttttattctttacaactatttttatttttattattttgttttccaAATCTAACAATAACTTACAAAAACAACAATccaaaaaaaacatataaaaaaaccacccatgaaaaaagaaacacttTGATCTTCAATTAAACTGACATTAATTCTTTtgttagattaaaaaaaatgcaaaagaagcagagaaagaaagattgaaACAGCAGTAAGAATCGGCTGCGGCGGCGGCGGAGGGTTCGCCGGGAGAGACGGAGAGAAAAAGGGGGTGGTTTTAGATACGGGAAGCCCTAGGTGCCATTAATgttggagagagagagagagagataataaaaatagcgATCATGCCGTGAGGAGTGGGAGTGAGTGAGGGATGGGTGGGAGTAGTAGCAGaggagaaagagagaagaagaagaagaagtaaataaataaacaaaaagacaGAGTAAAGTTCGTAGCAGTAGCAATAAGTGTAATACTAATAACAGAGCATTGCCAGTCTTACAgcttcaaaaaaaaaactataaaattggGGGAAAGAGTCAATTTGGCCCCTGAACTTGGTTTatgagattttcttttaaaaaataaagtcaaaattggagttttttaaataaataactcataatttatcttctttatttaattaaaaccaTTCTTTGATgtagatataaatataatttttattaattttttatttcaataaataattaatctgatattaaattaattaaagtgaATCtacttctaaattttatttttgtagacgtccatcatttttattactgaatattatttttctttataaatcatatttataaattattatttttcatatttagatttattaattttttataataaataatttttatattattttctatttttcttatttttgagTTAATACGGagtaaattttgattttatatcaCTACATACAATCTTAATCAataacataattattattatttattttttttaaattgacaatttttttaatattttaaaaaatagaaaagagtattttaaaacattaaagatttaaaagaaatattaccATATTTCTGTGTGAGTAATATCACCTtaaaaactaacaagttaCGAATCAGTGTTTTTTGaacaattataatttctttaacaCGCTCATCTCGAAGCTTCAAGACTTCTAGCTGGATTGAATTGTTTAAAAATGTTCAATTTCGCATTTTTTTATTCTGCAACACAAATTAAGGGGCTAAATTTGACCCTctacttttttcttctttcttgtgcttttggttttctttaatatattttttcagtCAAAGGAGAACCCATTATGTTATCCACGTGGCatttcattctctttttttcacttttgggcaaatttagaaaaattcaCTGACAATTGGTATATATAGCGGTGCCGGATATTTATGGActacaaaatattattttataattttttattccgGTTACATATtcagtatttaaatttaaaattttaattaagttatctcatttatatattcattctGGACAGACAATATACTGTTGACCGGtagtatttaaaaatactataatatattaaGGAAATTGAGCTAAAATCCCAAAATAACATTTCATTCCATCAAACGAAACAGCTTTGGGGGCAGACaggaaattattaatttaataaactgTTAAATAAAAACGTGAATTAGTAAAACAACATTGACAGGTAAACAATTATACAATATGAAGAAATAGGCAGAAGATGGCAGTACAGTAGCGACCAAGAGGAGAAGTAAATAAAAGATGAATGCCTTGAGCTGTAAGCAAAAATGGCGTGTACATCCGGGACTGCGATTTACACCCTCGCTCTCCCTCCAAGACGatgattaagaaaaagaaacttgaaaaatttgaGCGTCGGAGGAGACGACAAACggtgaatattttaaaaaatacagtaAAACGACAACGCACCTGCACTGCGTCCTCCtcagcattttctttttacctttGTTCCCTCCTCCTTCTTGGAGACACTTTTCCTGCTTTTCATTTTTGTGGGAATTTAACTGTTCTGGTCGGAATGGCCAAATCTTATATTGAAAACTCATTACTCACTACTGCTGGAgtgaatattaataaattataagtctctataataaataaaattagtcaaaaattaataagaaagaaagaaaaaaaaaaaaaagcgtACGTCCATTTTGGGGTCGTTCTTCTGAAGTTGAAGCACACACTCCAAGTCTGTCTAAATCCAACTTCACTTCGTTTCGGTTTCAGTCTgacttttgtttccttttccGTTTTACCAGTTTCCACAATTCACATTAATACTCAAAACTCTCTCATCGAtgtgttttattattattattattatatattatgcaTAGAAAATGTGTTCCCAATGGTTAtggttatatatatacatattataattCATAGCAGATGCAGGATGGAGTGGCGTAAATGGCGGTGCATTCTCTAACTCAGTTTGTCTGCCATTGAAATTGTAactcagtttttattttatattagttttatattttgaattattttcttaaacatatatagatttgagaaaaaaataatttataaaaaactgTTTAAAAGAATCGATTTAGTACTTTTCCAGAGATATTACCggtttataattttcttttacggACTAAAGAGTTTATTCTTAAAACGATGTCATTCTTATTACTATATTTCAGCAGCACTTGCTGAAGGATTTTGGAAGGAAGAAATAATGAGGAGtacatttttgttattaaagtAGGGTAAATGATCtttaattgattttgaaataGTAAATTTAGTGTGATACTTCAAAGTCAGAAAATGGGATTGCGAACAACTTCCCTTTTGTTTCTCTTCTAAAAGATGGGGTAAAAAAGGGATGCTGTTTTGATTTCATACTTCATCCCATAGTGTTGCAAAAGACTGAATTTAACgaagttaatttattatttttttcaaaaagaaaaggcccAAAGAGTACCCACCCAAAGTTCTTTGGGCCAGAAATTTGCAGATTTCCTATTTATCAGGCTCAAGCTGGCTGTCAgcaatagtatatatatatatatatatatatattattacgTAAATAGTAACTAGAATgtaatttacaactgataaaACCTTGggttagtaaaataaaaggattacGAAAGTTTTGATTTAGTAGGAACATATTATTAGATTCATTTCATT
Coding sequences within:
- the LOC8274936 gene encoding uncharacterized protein LOC8274936 produces the protein MIRSGTRMDRNGMVTVILLLFLIVAADVSSASVLSTFRRFLTVATTTPLDSNQVSPSPSPDPIQTRGSKTTSNETTTGSKVNSKELNSNTDTTRPPPMLVNEGNNIKNENKTTDSQLEIGQNCSGMLRFCRDDASLVACILNSDPEYKKFVILVQNEGESNLKVDISAPNPDESTSFAMTKHQTSKINLSVGDSNQVIFKAGNGECVLHTDIPVSQGNIFFNLPSYDRLITPINGAYFLIVTVLIFGGMSICCLFRKKRQQDGIPYQELEMGLPESSLANNVETAEGWDQGWDDDWDEENAVKSPAAGHTGSISSNGLTSRSPTSKRDGWENDWDD
- the LOC8274937 gene encoding leucine-rich repeat receptor-like protein kinase PXC2; this translates as MNFKMFKFCIFLLLVPFFVHSSDPTFNDDVLGLIVFKAGLQDPESKLTSWNEDSENPCNWVGVKCDPKTQRVTELALDGFFLSGHIGRGLIRLQFLQILSLSNNNFTGTINPDLSQLGGLQVIDLSRNKLSGFIPDEFFKQCGSLRSVSFAKNNLSGQIPESLSWCPSLAAVNFSSNQLSGELPSGLWFLRGLQSLDLSDNLLDGQIPGGIANVYDLRAIHLQKNRFSGQLPVDIGGCVLLKMLDFSENSLSGSLPESLQRLGSCTTLRLRGNSFAGEIPGWIGELPTLESLDLSANKFSGRIPTSIGNLNTLKELNLSMNHLIGGLPESMENCANLLVLDISQNRLSGTLPTWIFKMGLHSISISGNRLGWSMHYPSVASLASSLQGLKVLDLSSNALSGEIPADIGVISSLLLFNISRNRLFGSIPSSIGELKMIQVLDFSNNKLNGRIPSEIGGAASLVELRLEKNSLTGNIPTQIKNCSSLTSLILSHNNLTGPVPAAIANLSNLEYVDLSFNNLSGSLPKELTNLSRLVSFNISHNNLHGELPLGGFFNTISPSSVSVNPSLCGSVVNRSCPSVHPKPIVLNPNSSTSAHGSSLNSNHRKIALSISALIAIGAAAFIALGVIAISLLNIHVRSSMMQTPVAFTLSGGEDFSCSPTNDPNYGKLVMFSGDADFVAGAHALLNKDCELGRGGFGVVYRTILRDGRSVAIKKLTVSSLIKSQEEFEREVKRLGQIRHHNLVALEGYYWTPSLQLLIYEYISSGCLYKHLHDGPNINCLSWRRRFNIILGMAKGLSHLHQMNVIHYNLKSTNILLDDSGEPKVGDFGLARLLPMLDRCILSSKIQSALGYMAPEFACRTVKITEKCDVYGFGILVLEVVTGKRPVEYMEDDVVVLCDMVRGALENGRVEECVDGRLLGNFPADEAIPVIKLGLICASQVPSNRPDMEEVVNILELIQCPAEGQEELE